ctcgttaccggcaagtctctttactcgttccgtaatgcatcattccgtaaccaactcatttggtcacattgcttgcaaggcttataagatgtgcattaccgagagggcccagagatacctctccgacaatcggagtgagaaaacctaatctcgaaatacgccaactcaacatgtaccttcggagacacctgtagtactcctttataatcacccagttacgttgtgacgtttggtagtacccaaagtgttcctccggtaaacgggagttgcataatctcatagttacaggaacatgtataagtcatgaagaaagcaatagcaacatactaaacgatcaagtgctaggctaacggaatgggtcatgtcaatcacatcattctcctaatgatgtgatcccactaatcaaatgacaactcttttgtccatggctagaaaacataaccacctttgataaacgagctagtcaagtagaggcatactagtgacactatgtttgtctatgtattcacacatgtattatgtttccggttaatacaattctagcatgaataataaacatttatcatgaaataaggaaataaataataactttattattgcctctagggcatatttccttcaaaaagctgcggaggtagaaatcgaaaaggagcatcaagtgttgatggttaacaagaccactagtttcaagaaaaagggcaaagggaagaagaagggaaactttaaaaagaacagcaagcaagttgctgctcaagagaagaaactcaagtctggacctaagcctgaaactgagtgcttctactgcaagcagactggacactggaagcggaactgccccaagtatttggcggataagaaggatggcaaagtgaacaaaggtatatgtgatatacatgttattgatgtgtaccttactaatgctcgcagtagcacctgggtatttgatactggttctgttgctaatatttgcaactcgaaacagggactacgaattaagcgaagattggctaaggacgaggtgacgatgcgcgtgggaaatggttccaaagtcgatgtgatcgcggtcggcacgctacctctacatctaccatcgggattagttttagacctaaataattgttatttggtgccagcgttgagcatgaacattatatccggatcttgtttgatgcgagacggttattcatttaaatcagagaataatggttgttctatttatatgagtaatatcttttatggtcatgcacccttgaagagtggtctatttttattgaatctcgatagtagtgatacacatattcatagtgttaaaaccaaaagatgcagagttgataacgatagtgcaacttatttgtggcactaccgtttaggtcatatcggtgtaaagcgcatgaagaaactccatgctgatgggcttttggaatcacttgattatgaatcacttggtacttgcgaaccgtgcctcatgggcaagatgactaaaacgccgttctccggaattaTGAAGCGAGCAACTGaattgttggagatcatacatactgatgtttgtggtccaatgaatgttgaggctcgcggcgggtatcgttattttctcaccttcacagatgatttgagcagatatgggtatatctacttaatgaaacacaagtctgaaacatttgaaaagttcaaagaatttcagagtgaagtggaaaatcatcgtaacaagaaaataaagtttctacgatctgatcgtggaggagaatatttgagttacgagtttggtctacacttgaaacaatgcggaatagtttcgcaactcacgccacccggaacaccacaatgaaatggtgtgtccgaacgtcgtaatcgtactttactagatatggtgcgatctatgatgtctcttactgatttaccgctatcgttttggggttatgctttagagacggccgcattcacgttaaatagggcaccatcaaaatccgttgagacaacaccttatgaactgtggtttggcaagaaaccaaagttgtcgtttcttaaagtttggggctgcgatgcttatgtaaagaaacttcaactagataagctcgaacccaaatcggagaaatgtgtcttcataggataccggaaagagactattgggtacaccttctatcacagatctgagggcaagatttccGTTGCTAAaatcagatcctttctagagaaggagtttctctcgaaagaagtgagtgggaggaaagtagaacttgatgagataactgtatctactcccttgttggaaagtagttcatcacaagaaccggttcctgtgacaactacaccaactagtgaggaagctgatgatattgatcatgaaacttcagatcaagtttctactgaacctcgtaggtctgccagagtaagatccgcaccagagtggtacggtaatcctattctggaagtcatgttacttgaccatgatgaacctacgaactatgaggaagcgatgatgagcccagattccgcaaaatgtctagaggccatgaaatctgagatgggatccatgtacgaaaacaaagtatggactttggttgacttgcccgatgatcggcaagccattgagaataaatggatctttaagaagaagactaacgctgatggtaatataactgtctataaagctcgacttgttgcgaaaggttttcgacaagttcaaggggttgactacgatgagactttctcacccgtagcgatgcttaagtctgtccgaatcatgttagctattgctgcatttcatgattatgaaatttggcaaatggatgtcaaaactgcattcttgaatggatttctggaagaagagttgtatatgatgcaaccagaaggttttgttgatccaaaaggtgctaacaaagtgtgcaagctccagcgatccatttatggactggtgcaagcatctcggagttggaataaacgttttgatagtgtgaccaaagcatatggttttatacagacttttggagaagcctgtatttacaagaaagtgagtgggagctctgtagcatttctgattttatatgtagatgacatattattaattggaaatgatatagaatttctggatagcataaagggatacttgaataaaagtttttcaatgaaagacctcggtgaagttgcttacatattgggcatcaagatctatagagatagatcaagacgcttaataggactttcacaaaacacataccttgacaaaattttgaaaaagttcaaaatggatcaggcaaagaaaggtttcttgcgcTACAAGgagtgaagttgagtcaaactcaatgcccgaccacagcagaagatagagagaaaatgaaagatgttccctatgcttcagccataggctctatcatgtatgcaatgctgtgtactagacctgacgtatgcttagcaataagcttggcaggaaggtaccaaagtaatccaggagtggatcactggacagcggtcaagaacatcctgaaatacctgaaaaggactaaggatatgtttctcgtatatggaggtgacaaagagctagtcgtaaatggttacgttgatgcaagctttgacactgatccggacgattctaaatcgcaaaccggatacatgtttttattaaacggtggagctgtaagttggtgcagttctaaacaaagcgtcgtgacgggatctacatgtgaagcggagtacatagctgcttctgaagcagcaaatgaaggagtctggatgaaggagttcattaccgatctaggtgtcatacctagtgcatcgggaccaatgaagatcttctgtgacaatactggtgcaattgctttggcaaaggaatccagatttcacaagaggaccaagcacatcaagagacgcttcaattccattcgggaccaagtccaagtgggagacatagagctttgcaaaatacatacggatctgaatgttgcagacccgttgaccaagcctctctcacgagcaaaacatgatcaacaccaagactccatgggtgttagaatcattactatgtaatctagattattgactctagtgcaagtgggagactgaaggaaatatgccctagaggcaataataaagttattatttatttcctcatatcatgataaatgtttattattcatgctagaattgtattaaccggaaacatgatacatgtgtgaatacatagacaaacatatagtcactagtatgcctctacttgactagctaattaatcaaagatgattatgtttcctaaccatagacatgtgttgtcatttgattaatgggatcacatcattagaagaatgatgtgattgacatgacccattccgttagcctagcacttgatcgtttagtatactgctattgctttcttcatgacttatacatgttcctgtaactatgagaaatatgcaactcccgtttaccggaggaacactttgggtactaccaaacgtcacaacgtaactgggtgattataaaggagtactacaggtgtctccgaaggtacatgttgagttggcgtattttgagattaggttttgtcactccgattgtcggagaggtatctctgggcccgctcggtaatgcacatcattataagccttgcaagcaatgtgaccaagagttggttacgggatgatgcattacggaacgagtaaagagacttgccggtaacgagattgaactaggtattggataccgacgatcaaatctcgggcaagtaacataccgatgacaaagggaacaacgtatattgttatgcggtttgaccgataaagatcttcgtagaatatgtaggaaccaatatgggcatccaggtcccgctattggttattgaccgagaatggttctaggtcatgtctacatagttctcgaacccgtagggtccgcacgcttaacgttacgatgacagttttattatgagtttataagttttgatgtaccgaagtttgttcgaagtcccggatgtgatcacggacatgacgaggagtctcgaaatggtcgagacataaagattgatatattggaagcctatgtttggacatcggaaaggttccgggtgaaatcgggattttaccggaacaccggggggttaccggaaccctcccgggggttaatgggccttagtgggccatgagggagaagaggagggccggccagggcaggccgcgcgccccctcccccctagtccgaataggacaaggaaggggggggggggcggtgcccccctttcctctttcccctccctcctttccttctccaccaaggcaagaggggggagtcctactcccggtgggagtaggactcctccaggcgcaccccaaaggggccggccacacctcccctccctcctttatatacgggggcagggggacaccccataacacacaagttgatctacggattgttccttagccgtgtgcggtgcccccctccaccatattccacctcggtcatatcgtcgtggagtttaagcgaagccctgcgccggtagagcatcatcatcgtcaccacgccgtcgtgctgacggaactcatccccgaagctttgctggatcggagcccggggatcgtcatcgagctgaacgtgtgctgaactcggaggtgccatacgttcggtgcttggatcgatcggatcgtgaagacgtacgactacatcaactgcgttgtcataacgctttcgcttacggtctatgagggtacgtggacgaacactctccccgctcgttgctatgccatcaccatgatcttgcgtgtacgtaggaatttttttgaaattactacgttccccaacaaaaatttcATTTTACGAGGTCATGTACTAAAGGAGCACGCGGGGCAACTTTTGTGTCATCATTGAATTTCAATAGACATTTTTTTTGTTAACTTAGCTACTCCAGCTACATGTatttcgatacagagggagtagtgtgtagtgccaaaaacattcttatattatgggacggagtgaGTACATAACGAATTTTCACTAGACATTTCATTTTTAGGTTAACTGCATAACGAATGGATGAACTGGTGAAAAAAAAACACATCGAAAAAAAAACTGGCTAAAATCTCCCCAAAGCCCTAGCCCCCCCCAACCAGCCGCCGTGCCGTTCCGTTCCTTgtcgtcgccgccgacgaccccccccccccccccccgtccccacCCCCCAAACTCCCCTGCCGTCCCGCcccgccgcgtcgccgccgccacctccgtcCCGCCCTCCCTCCTCGGGGCATCGCGCGGCGCGCTCCTGCCGTCCCCACCCCGTCCGCGGTGTCTGCCCGCCGAGCCTCGAGGTCGTCTCCGTCCGGCGACCCTCCTGCTCAAATCCCACGCCCGGATGCGCGCCGCCTAGATCCCCATGCTCCCGTGGCGACGCAAATGCGTCGCCGAGTGCCGCAGGCACGCCCGGGCCCTGCCCGCGGCGCAACCGTCCccatcccctcgccgccgccgccgccgcttctccGTGCTCGCCGCCTGGGCGCACCAGCCGGACGACGACGCCACCTCGAGCGGCGAGGAGAGGCCCAGCTGCGCTCCCCCCGGCGAGGTTTCCTGGAGAAGGGGCTGCGCTCCCGGCGAGATTACCCGGAGGAGGAGCTCTGCTCCGAGCCTGAGCTCTGCCGGCGTCGTCAGGACGCTCCAGCGCCTGGAGAGGAAGCCCGCCATCGCGTTCGCCTACTTCAAGGACACCGAGAGCATCGGCTTCCGCCATGACCTTGCCACCTACGCGGAGATCATCCGCGTAGTGTCACATAAGGGCCAGGGGAGGATTCTGTTTTCCTTGTTCAGTGAGATCCTCTCGCCGGccgatggcggtggcggcggccctgAGATCGTGCCGCTCATGGATCAGCTCAGAAGTACGTGCACTACTTCGTATGCTCTCTTGTTTGCGACTGACTGCTTGATCACAACATGCACCACTTGTCGCAGTGCACAGGACACGGTAGGGCTGTTTGGTGATCTCTGTAGGCTTGGAATCGTCCCGGCAGTTTGGACTTGCAACATACTTCTCAAATTTGCAGCTGAGAGCGGTGACTCGGAGATTGTTGTATCAGCTTATGATCAAATCAAGGAATTTGGATTGACCTTGGATGCTCACGCGTTGGTCCTTATCACTAGGTCTTTCTTTCGAGAAAAGAAGGCAGACAAAGCATTCCAAATGTGGGTTGAGATGATTGAAATGGGGGTGAAACCAGATGTAATTGCATATTCATCATTTATAACTGGTCTGTGTGATTGCGGAAAGGTTGATTTGGCTTATGCGATTCTGCAAGAGATCAACAGGGAGGGGATTCAAGTTGAGGACATGGCTTATAACATGGTAATGGATGGGCTATGCAAGGAAATGAGACTGCAGGAGGCTGAAATGCTCTTGGAGAACAAGACCAGACAAGGGTTCACACCAGATATATATGGTTATAGCTATCTCATTCGGAGTTATGGCAAAGCGGGCAACCTACTCAAGGTGTTGGACCATTATCAAGCCATGGTATCCCATGGTTTCGAAACAAACTGCCACATTGCGAGTTATCTTCTACAATGCTTTATGAAGTTAGGCATGACATCTCAAGTTACAGAGCATTTCCAGAAACTCAGAGATTCGGGACTCCATCTAGATGGCGTTCTGTATAACATTGCTATGGATGCTTATTGCAAGGATGGGAACATGGATGAGGCGGTTAAGCTACTGAGAGAAATGAAGGCTGAGGGTCTGACACCTGACAGAATTCACTATACATGCGTGATCAAGGGTTATTGCTTGAAGGGAGATGTACCAAATGCACGTCAAGCATTTGAAGTGATGCTGAAGGCCAATGTAAAGCCAGACGTTGTTACATATAACATATTGGCCAGTGGATTTTGCAAGAATGGTCTTGTTACGGAGGTGTTTGACCTTCTAGACCATATGGCGGATCGAGGGTTAGAGCCTAATTCACTCACTTATGGTATAATAATTGATGGGTTTTGCAGAAGTGGCAACCTTAGTGAAGCAGAGGTGTTATTTAATATAGTAGAAGAGAAAGGAATCGAACGCATCGAAGTATTGTACAGTTCAATGGTTTGTGGCTATTTGCATTCAGGCTGGACTGATCATGCTTACATGCTTTTTCTTAGGGTTGCTAAGCAAGGAAAATTTGTGGATCGTTTCTCATGTTCAAAGTTGACGAATGACCTTTGTAGGGATGGAAATGCCCAGGGAGCTTCAACAGTTTGCAGCATGATGTTAGAAAATAATGTTATTCCTGATGTAATTTCATATACCAAACTCATATCAGCCTATTGTCAGACAGGAGATATGCACAATGCTCGCTTATGGTTCTATGATATGGTTCAGCGAGGACTTTCTGCTGATGTTATTGTATACACTATACTAATGAATGGTTACTGCAAGGTTGGCCAGATGGAAGCAGCTTGCAAATTGTTTGATCAGATGACAAGTTTAGGTATTAAGCCTGACGTAATTGCATATACCATGCTACTGGATGGTCACCTAAAAGAGTACCTGCAGCGGTGCTGGGAGGGCGTTAGTAAGGAGAGAAGGGTCTATGTTCTTGGAACAAAGCAGAACAGGTTGCTCAGCTCTATGAAAAAAATGGAAATCGAACCTGATGTACCCTTTTACACCGTATTGATAGATGGGTACTGCAAAGCCGGTGATTTTGAGAAAGCCCGGGGAGAATTTGATGAGGTGTTGCAGAAAGGGCTGACTCCTGATCAATATGTATACACAGCTCTTATAAGTGGATATTGCAGCCAGGGCGAAATAGAGAAGGCACAAGATCTTTTTGAAGAAATGGTAGACAGGGGAATGAAACCAGGTGTACTGGCCTTTTCTGTATTAAATCAGAAAACCTTGAGGGAAAGGCAGTATAAGTGACATGTATGATTTCGCTGCAGTTATATCCACTGAAATCTCGCCAGCGAGGTAATATATTTTACAAGTCATGAATTTACTGGAAGCCTGGAAAATATGATTATGACATCCATTCATGTGCTTAGTGCTTAATGTTTTGAGGTGTAATGCTCTTACATGCAGTATGTTTATATACGCTTTGCAGACATCTTCTTTATACACGCTTTGTTGTGTGCCATCTTCTTTAACTCATTGCTATTACCAGTGTAAAGTTGATTATGAATTAGCTTCAACTGATGCAATTATGCTCTTCCTGCCAGGTTTGGGATGCGACTGCATCAGAACCCAAGTTACTTGTCTATCTGAAGTCTTACAGGAACACAGTACCTGTCCCAAGGCACTGGTCTCAAAAGAGGAAATTCTTGCAGGTTTGTTATACATGTACCATGAATAATCTTGTTATGCATAATTTCATAACGAGTACTTGGATGCACCTCTGAGAAATAAACTGCACAATCAGAAAATAGTGTTGTTAGTAGTGGAGTTGGTAGTCAGATGCAAACAGATCACTAGTTTCTTTGAACTCCACTTGTAAAAGTGCTGGAGCATCTCCCTCAATTAATATCTGTCATCTAACTAATACTGCATGCTTCCATGTATTGTTACAGAACTTTGTTTTTCCCATGGGCCTGCATCTAAATGCACGTTGTATCTAAATGCGCCTCATTTTGTATTAAAAGTAACTCACTTGTAAAATAGAGCACCATGATTACAACAACCAGATACAAGCCGACCAAAAACAGACAGAAAACCAAACAAGATCAAAAAAGGTACGCAGAGCAGGAAAGAGAAACAAAACACAAGGGCCAAGGGCAGACCATGCCAGGCCGAAATTCACTTAATGCCGAGCACACTTGGGTTTTGTCCTTGCATCATTGAAAAGTGTAAGCCCATAACCGCAACTGTTTGGGCCGGCATGCATAAGCTAGTGAACTCATTACAAAGTGTCATGGCAGTGCCTGGGTGGGTGTTAttcgaaggggggggggggggacataaAGTCGATAAGGTTTTTCCCTCCCTCTTGTACAGATATATAATTCTTGCAGGGATGCTGCAACTTCTTGGGAGCAAGGTCTTGGTGGTACTGTACTTGAGTGATTGCTGTAGTATGAATGCTGAAGCGTTTGATGTAGTTGATTCATGCTAGGCATTCCCTTGAAAGACATTTAGGTCCATCTAGGATCTTGATCCTTGTCCTCCTTTGCTTGCGTATACAAGTATATCATTTGCCCAGGCCTTTGCAACTTTTTTATATCTTCAAAACATGAAATTACGCTTTGCTTCATATTATCTATATCTTGTCGAATAGATTTTACATCACCATGTTATTTCTTTCAGGGCAAGCAAGGTATCCGAAAACAACCATTCCAACTTCCTGACTTCATTGCTGCAAGTGGAATAGAAAAAATAAGACAGGTATCTTAATATCTTGGTCCTTTGTAGCAATGCTATGGACATTGTATCTCCCTTGTCAACTTGGTAACTTTGGGAGTTTTGTTTTATTGTCACTTTAATTTTTATTCCACAAATGGGCAAAGTGGACAAATTGTAAGTAGCTTTCCAAATGCATTTTCAGTCGAGAAAGAGGATAGCAAAAAGTAGAAGCAGAAGCAGCGGGAGCGTATGCATCCAAAAATGGGCAAGATGGATACAGATTATCAGGTCAGTTAATTCTTGTTGAGGCCAATCTGAGTTGCACATAGAAGCACATGCCATATATATTTGTGTTTTCTCCATAATGGGCA
Above is a window of Triticum aestivum cultivar Chinese Spring chromosome 6B, IWGSC CS RefSeq v2.1, whole genome shotgun sequence DNA encoding:
- the LOC123139364 gene encoding uncharacterized protein, encoding MLPWRRKCVAECRRHARALPAAQPSPSPRRRRRRFSVLAAWAHQPDDDATSSGEERPSCAPPGEVSWRRGCAPGEITRRRSSAPSLSSAGVVRTLQRLERKPAIAFAYFKDTESIGFRHDLATYAEIIRVVSHKGQGRILFSLFSEILSPADGGGGGPEIVPLMDQLRMHRTR